In a single window of the Desulfovibrio mangrovi genome:
- a CDS encoding phosphotransferase enzyme family protein: MQTILSRFGLTLSHIRHDLAIPGSPERCITRTVIETDDGSLWLLERLGGNQAASRATVAGLLDGLAHENAPFIHAPRKTAEGHHILEADKSFWQCSPFIIGEELPRPEYIDDAWRGRLIGRFIAGLQKAGTALPDIPEANTPALPAYVASLAETIRQREPGIHARIADILPHFTPLFTMLPHLPTAAAHGDCHPLNIIWGANEIRGVIDWEFAGRKPVLYDAANCIGCVGFEHPDWLVRGLVPALVTELRAEHILNEKTLPWLLPFTCALRFAWLSEWLRRDDQEMIQMELDYMHILLRHGQTIEQRWREACEANA, from the coding sequence ATGCAGACAATTCTTTCCCGTTTCGGCCTCACACTCTCGCATATCCGGCATGATCTGGCCATTCCCGGCAGCCCTGAACGCTGCATAACACGCACGGTTATCGAAACGGACGACGGCAGCCTGTGGCTTCTGGAACGACTCGGCGGAAATCAGGCGGCCAGCCGCGCCACCGTGGCGGGTCTGCTCGACGGACTGGCGCACGAAAACGCCCCCTTTATTCATGCCCCCAGAAAGACGGCTGAAGGGCATCATATTCTTGAAGCCGACAAAAGCTTCTGGCAATGCAGCCCGTTCATCATCGGCGAAGAACTGCCCCGCCCTGAATACATCGATGACGCATGGCGAGGCCGCCTCATCGGACGCTTCATCGCGGGCCTGCAAAAGGCCGGAACCGCCCTGCCCGACATACCGGAGGCCAACACGCCCGCCCTGCCCGCCTATGTGGCCTCGCTGGCGGAAACCATCAGGCAGCGCGAACCCGGCATTCATGCCCGCATTGCGGACATACTGCCCCACTTCACGCCGCTGTTCACCATGCTGCCACATCTGCCCACAGCCGCCGCGCACGGCGACTGCCATCCGCTGAACATCATCTGGGGGGCGAACGAGATTCGCGGCGTCATCGACTGGGAGTTCGCCGGACGCAAACCCGTTCTCTATGATGCGGCAAACTGCATAGGTTGTGTTGGCTTCGAGCATCCCGACTGGCTTGTGAGGGGCCTTGTACCCGCCCTTGTCACCGAACTCCGCGCAGAGCATATCCTCAATGAAAAAACGCTGCCGTGGCTGCTCCCCTTCACATGCGCCCTGCGCTTTGCATGGCTCTCCGAATGGCTGCGCCGCGACGATCAGGAAATGATCCAGATGGAACTGGACTACATGCACATCCTGCTCCGCCATGGACAGACCATTGAGCAACGCTGGCGCGAGGCATGCGAGGCCAACGCCTGA
- a CDS encoding DEAD/DEAH box helicase, which translates to MSFARLSLHQSLLEAVEEQGFIAPTPIQERAIPPAKEGRDVLGLAQTGTGKTAAFVLPLLDRLVEGPRNVVRALIVAPTRELAGQIHDDIRMLGRRARLRSVPVFGGVGFHGQVMQMRGGAEILVACPGRLLDHVRQGTVDLSAVEVLVLDEADMMFDMGFLDDVREILRLTSGRNQTLLFSATMPEPVRVLADECMRDPVLVEVDISTPAETVSHSLYPVAPHLKTPLLKAMLRTLGYESMLVFTRTRHGARRLWQQLGKVGFNVTCLQGNLSQRRRQAALDGFKRGKFAIMVATDIAARGLDISSISHVINYDFPPSVDTYIHRIGRTGRASRTGMALTFVTPEDEALVRTLERAMEETLERCYLPRFEYSEQQRSAEARPAKLRRVPRPRRMARAFMPTQVEKEPAEPLRNQRPPRQPAPNPAQVRVISRPQPKPPVQPEKPEMRPASRAVAKQAPTPRGPRHTVQETREAQEQDD; encoded by the coding sequence GTGAGTTTCGCCCGGTTGTCTTTGCATCAGTCCCTGCTTGAGGCAGTGGAAGAGCAGGGGTTCATTGCCCCCACGCCCATTCAGGAACGAGCCATTCCTCCGGCCAAGGAAGGCAGAGATGTGCTCGGGCTGGCCCAGACCGGCACGGGAAAGACTGCAGCATTTGTCCTGCCCTTGCTGGACAGGCTGGTGGAAGGGCCGCGCAATGTTGTCCGTGCGCTCATCGTTGCCCCGACACGGGAGCTGGCCGGACAGATTCACGACGATATCCGCATGCTCGGCCGCAGGGCGCGGTTGCGCAGTGTGCCTGTTTTCGGCGGTGTGGGATTCCACGGACAGGTCATGCAGATGCGGGGGGGCGCGGAGATTCTGGTCGCCTGTCCCGGGCGTCTGCTCGACCATGTACGACAGGGGACGGTTGATCTTTCCGCCGTGGAAGTGCTGGTGCTCGATGAAGCGGACATGATGTTTGACATGGGCTTTCTGGATGATGTGCGCGAGATTCTGCGCCTGACATCCGGCAGGAATCAGACGCTGTTGTTTTCCGCCACCATGCCTGAGCCTGTGCGCGTGCTTGCGGATGAGTGTATGCGTGATCCCGTGCTGGTGGAAGTGGATATTTCCACTCCTGCCGAGACCGTTTCACATTCCCTGTATCCGGTGGCGCCGCATCTGAAGACTCCGTTGCTCAAGGCCATGCTGCGGACGCTGGGGTATGAATCCATGCTCGTGTTCACAAGAACCCGTCATGGCGCGCGGCGGCTCTGGCAGCAGTTGGGTAAGGTGGGGTTCAATGTCACCTGCCTGCAGGGTAATCTTTCCCAGCGCAGGCGGCAGGCGGCTCTGGATGGCTTCAAACGCGGCAAGTTCGCCATCATGGTCGCAACGGATATTGCGGCAAGAGGGCTTGATATTTCCTCCATTTCCCATGTCATCAACTACGATTTTCCCCCGTCAGTCGATACCTACATCCATCGCATCGGGCGCACCGGCAGGGCAAGCCGTACGGGTATGGCGTTGACCTTTGTCACGCCTGAGGATGAGGCTCTGGTGCGCACGTTGGAACGCGCCATGGAAGAAACGCTGGAACGCTGCTACTTGCCCCGTTTTGAATACAGCGAACAGCAGCGAAGCGCGGAAGCACGTCCGGCCAAACTCAGGCGCGTGCCGCGTCCCCGTCGTATGGCCCGTGCCTTCATGCCCACGCAGGTGGAAAAGGAACCGGCCGAACCGCTCAGAAACCAGCGCCCGCCGAGGCAGCCGGCTCCCAACCCCGCACAGGTGCGCGTCATATCGCGGCCGCAACCCAAGCCGCCGGTGCAGCCGGAAAAGCCGGAAATGCGTCCGGCATCGCGTGCCGTGGCCAAGCAGGCCCCGACTCCCCGCGGCCCTCGTCATACTGTGCAGGAAACCCGCGAAGCGCAGGAACAGGACGACTAG
- a CDS encoding YajQ family cyclic di-GMP-binding protein, which translates to MPSFDVVNKVDLQEMDNAVNNVKKEVETRYDFRGSNTEISLDKGNKRVSIIAADEMKMRAVAEMLQAHCIKRKLDPKVLEFKDPEPTSKGAVKRDVCIREGISKEQAQKIVKDIKASKIKVQAAIQDDQVRVTGKKIDDLQEVIALLKGGNYDVPFQFVNMKS; encoded by the coding sequence ATGCCGTCCTTTGACGTCGTGAACAAAGTGGATTTGCAGGAAATGGACAACGCCGTGAACAACGTGAAGAAGGAAGTGGAAACCCGCTACGACTTCCGTGGTTCCAATACTGAGATTTCTCTGGATAAGGGAAACAAGCGCGTCAGCATTATCGCGGCTGACGAAATGAAGATGCGTGCCGTGGCAGAAATGCTGCAAGCTCACTGCATCAAGCGCAAACTTGATCCCAAGGTGCTGGAATTCAAGGATCCCGAGCCCACTTCCAAGGGGGCCGTGAAGCGTGATGTGTGCATCCGTGAAGGCATTAGCAAGGAGCAGGCCCAGAAGATCGTGAAGGACATCAAGGCCAGCAAGATCAAGGTACAGGCTGCCATTCAGGATGACCAGGTGCGTGTGACCGGTAAGAAGATCGACGATCTTCAGGAAGTCATTGCCTTGCTCAAGGGCGGCAACTATGACGTACCCTTCCAGTTCGTGAACATGAAGTCCTGA
- a CDS encoding ATP-binding cassette domain-containing protein, whose protein sequence is MAMISIQNASLTLGGPLLLDDVTLQIEEGQRVCLLGRNGAGKSTFLRVMHGDVPLDKGIVARQQGLRVSMLPQDVPQGISGQVYGVIAEGMGEAGKALAEYHAVSVLLEAGESSPELSARLQKAQQGLDIGDGWTAHQTVQSVINHLKLDAEAEFASLSGGMKRRVMLARALAAEPDVLLLDEPTNHLDVDSIDWLEEFLLRRVRTLVLITHDRMFLRKVANRIIELDRGHLADWSCDYDTFLERKDGQLHAEQQEWARLDQKLAEEEVWIRKGIKARRTRNMGRVRDLYALREERAKRRERLGTVSMQVQEAERSGQLVVEARNLTYTYPDADKPVISDASLVISRGDKVGLLGPNGVGKTTMLKLLLGRLQPQSGTVRHGTRLEIAYFDQLRAELDDSKSVRDNVANGNDTVEINGARKHVVGYLKEFLFDPQRIHMPVSCLSGGERNRLLLARLFTKPSNVLVFDEPTNDLDMETLDLLEELIAGYSGTVLVVSHDRAFLNNVVTSTLAFEGNGRVCEYVGGYDDWLRQRPEPVAQAVPRESAKKAASKSAEEGGAGRQKKLSFNEQRELSALREELEALPARVAALEEEQHTLEADMADPGFYTRDPQGFAAATDRLQELEMEQLDLLERWEAAEQRVAELEQFRE, encoded by the coding sequence ATGGCAATGATTAGCATCCAAAACGCGAGTTTGACCTTGGGCGGCCCTCTGCTGCTTGATGACGTGACCCTGCAGATAGAGGAAGGGCAGCGCGTCTGTCTGCTCGGACGAAACGGCGCGGGCAAGTCTACCTTCTTGCGGGTAATGCATGGCGACGTTCCGCTGGACAAGGGCATTGTTGCCCGCCAGCAGGGGCTTCGCGTATCCATGCTGCCGCAGGATGTTCCTCAGGGCATCAGCGGACAGGTTTATGGGGTTATTGCCGAGGGGATGGGCGAGGCTGGCAAGGCTCTTGCCGAATATCATGCCGTGAGCGTTCTGCTGGAGGCGGGGGAGTCTTCACCGGAATTGTCGGCGCGATTGCAGAAAGCTCAGCAGGGCCTTGATATCGGCGACGGCTGGACTGCTCATCAGACCGTTCAGAGCGTCATCAATCACCTGAAGCTGGATGCCGAGGCAGAGTTTGCAAGCCTTTCCGGAGGGATGAAGCGTCGCGTGATGCTGGCCCGGGCCCTTGCCGCGGAACCCGATGTGCTGCTCCTTGACGAGCCCACCAACCATCTGGATGTGGATTCCATAGACTGGCTTGAAGAGTTTCTGCTCCGGCGGGTGCGCACGCTGGTGCTCATCACCCATGACCGTATGTTTCTGCGCAAGGTGGCAAACCGGATTATCGAACTGGACCGGGGGCATCTTGCAGACTGGTCCTGCGATTATGATACGTTTCTGGAGCGTAAGGACGGGCAGTTGCACGCGGAACAGCAGGAATGGGCCCGTCTCGACCAGAAGCTTGCCGAAGAGGAAGTCTGGATACGCAAGGGGATCAAGGCGCGCCGCACCCGTAACATGGGGCGCGTACGGGATCTCTACGCCTTGCGTGAGGAGCGCGCCAAACGTCGCGAACGGCTCGGCACCGTATCCATGCAGGTGCAGGAGGCGGAGCGCTCCGGCCAGCTCGTGGTGGAAGCCCGGAATCTGACCTACACCTATCCGGATGCCGATAAGCCCGTCATCAGCGATGCTTCCCTTGTCATCAGCCGTGGTGACAAGGTCGGCCTGCTCGGGCCAAACGGTGTGGGCAAGACCACCATGCTCAAACTGCTGCTAGGTCGTTTGCAACCGCAGTCCGGTACGGTGCGTCATGGCACGAGGCTGGAGATTGCCTATTTTGACCAGCTTCGGGCTGAGCTGGATGACAGCAAGTCCGTTCGGGACAACGTTGCAAACGGGAACGATACCGTGGAGATCAACGGAGCCAGAAAGCATGTCGTCGGCTATCTCAAGGAGTTCCTGTTTGATCCTCAGCGCATTCACATGCCTGTCAGCTGTCTTTCCGGCGGGGAGCGGAACCGTCTGCTGCTCGCCCGTCTCTTCACCAAGCCGTCCAACGTGCTTGTTTTCGACGAACCTACCAACGATCTGGATATGGAGACGCTGGATCTGCTGGAGGAACTGATTGCAGGCTATTCCGGTACGGTGCTTGTGGTCAGCCATGACAGGGCGTTTCTTAATAATGTGGTGACCTCCACCCTTGCTTTTGAGGGCAACGGCCGTGTCTGCGAATATGTGGGCGGCTATGATGACTGGTTGCGCCAGCGTCCGGAACCTGTTGCGCAGGCGGTTCCCCGTGAATCTGCGAAAAAGGCTGCGTCCAAGAGTGCCGAGGAGGGGGGAGCAGGACGCCAGAAGAAGCTCTCCTTTAATGAGCAGCGCGAACTGAGCGCTCTTCGAGAGGAGCTGGAGGCGTTGCCGGCCCGGGTCGCGGCTTTGGAAGAAGAGCAGCATACGTTGGAGGCGGATATGGCAGATCCCGGTTTCTACACGCGCGATCCGCAGGGCTTTGCTGCGGCAACGGACCGTCTTCAGGAGCTGGAGATGGAGCAGCTTGATTTGCTCGAACGCTGGGAGGCAGCCGAGCAGCGTGTGGCAGAGCTTGAGCAATTCAGGGAGTAG
- a CDS encoding substrate-binding periplasmic protein, with product MRRLLLLLALVVFFPGGGSAAGIDKVIVVGPSWDRFTNMDGTGLYHEILNEVFALHGITVVREYVPSERAYDLVRAGRADMMTCHDVAKAPLQLAKYPMFAGPYHVFYNKERVGEWKGEESLRDKVVAWRIGYYTVKNFPVPIQPKEVKTGTSALGMVLLGRADFYVDDLSFIDTSIKENKLPFDRADYDVRMAGYRTYHPVLLESERGERIKTLYDQGMEQLIHNGKLREIFAKWGFEYPPYTIE from the coding sequence ATGCGAAGACTGCTTCTGCTGTTGGCATTGGTGGTATTCTTCCCCGGGGGGGGATCTGCTGCCGGCATTGATAAGGTGATAGTCGTGGGACCTTCGTGGGACCGTTTCACCAATATGGACGGAACAGGGCTGTATCATGAGATATTGAACGAGGTGTTTGCCCTGCACGGCATAACTGTCGTTCGCGAATATGTACCTTCCGAGCGGGCCTACGATCTTGTCAGAGCTGGCAGGGCAGACATGATGACCTGTCATGACGTGGCGAAAGCCCCCTTGCAACTGGCAAAATATCCTATGTTTGCCGGGCCTTACCATGTATTTTACAATAAGGAACGCGTTGGGGAGTGGAAAGGGGAGGAAAGCCTTCGTGACAAGGTCGTAGCCTGGCGAATCGGCTATTACACGGTAAAGAATTTTCCTGTTCCCATACAGCCAAAGGAAGTGAAGACGGGGACTTCTGCCCTCGGCATGGTGCTTCTCGGCAGAGCAGATTTTTATGTGGATGATCTGTCTTTTATAGATACGTCCATTAAGGAAAACAAACTTCCGTTCGATAGGGCAGACTATGATGTCCGCATGGCCGGATACCGCACCTACCATCCGGTGTTGTTGGAGTCTGAGCGGGGAGAGCGGATCAAGACATTGTATGATCAGGGCATGGAGCAGCTCATCCATAACGGAAAGCTGCGTGAGATCTTTGCCAAGTGGGGGTTTGAGTACCCGCCTTATACCATTGAGTAG
- a CDS encoding substrate-binding periplasmic protein, protein MKRYVLSLLLVLLVSSWGHAADLGEIVVVGPSWNKFTNHDGTGLYHEILNKIFTEQGVPVRRIYVSSQRGNDLVAAGKADMMTCRDRAPSPLFLARYAMYEGEFHCFFNLKRQGVWQGPESMAGKSVVFRLGYYAPKNFPEGTILKEVKTADAALGMVVLGRADFYIDDLNFINESVKASTVPFSKDDYDIQVAGRRQYFPVLRDSLRGRQIEEMYAKGIERLHASGELQSIFEKWGFPYPHYEFSE, encoded by the coding sequence ATGAAGCGGTACGTGCTTTCTTTACTTCTTGTCCTGCTTGTTTCTTCGTGGGGACATGCTGCCGACTTGGGTGAAATAGTTGTTGTAGGTCCTTCATGGAACAAATTCACCAATCATGACGGCACGGGTCTGTATCATGAGATCCTCAACAAGATTTTTACGGAGCAGGGGGTGCCTGTCCGCCGCATTTATGTCTCTTCTCAGCGGGGAAACGACCTTGTTGCCGCCGGCAAAGCGGATATGATGACGTGCAGGGACCGCGCCCCTTCTCCATTGTTTCTGGCTCGCTATGCCATGTATGAAGGTGAGTTTCATTGCTTCTTCAATCTCAAACGGCAGGGCGTCTGGCAGGGGCCGGAGAGCATGGCAGGCAAGTCTGTTGTCTTCCGGCTCGGTTACTATGCCCCGAAGAATTTTCCTGAAGGTACAATCCTCAAGGAAGTAAAAACGGCAGATGCCGCTCTGGGCATGGTTGTTCTGGGGCGGGCAGACTTCTACATTGACGATCTGAATTTTATCAATGAGTCCGTCAAAGCGAGTACTGTTCCGTTCAGCAAGGACGATTACGATATTCAGGTGGCCGGGAGACGTCAGTATTTTCCAGTTCTTAGAGACTCGCTTCGCGGCAGACAGATAGAAGAGATGTATGCAAAGGGAATTGAGAGGCTTCATGCTTCCGGAGAGTTACAATCGATTTTTGAAAAGTGGGGATTCCCCTATCCTCACTACGAGTTTTCTGAATAG
- a CDS encoding hybrid sensor histidine kinase/response regulator — MAEAKRSPFFVPIKNSVATLLLRKVFLLYVLVTCLLTAGQLINEYISTHDKVTRSIASLETVVSEGLAAAIYNVDDLQIRTIVNGMLETPELVGVRVETEFQGAFEANSLERPLPFAAPAFGENGMLLNVEGTGERDSLFWNTFPIMYMESGGQPYVIGALTLFSSENIVLSEVWEDLIIILVNALIKAVALWVIFLWFARKILSRPLEKLTSATAMVSMDNLESIQVAMESDSRNELTVLAEAFNAMLANLLVMRKESERLAVSLQDASRQIEEYSWSLEDKVEERTRQLDEKNAELQVAIDKLQKAKEQAESATRSKSQFLATMSHEIRTPMNVILGMAEVLTEAELSREQQENVKVLRQAGEGLMELINDILDLSKVESGQFMLEHIEFDLQKVVDKTLRSLAVRAHEKGLEIGWRLAPHVPHRLKGDPTRLRQVLINLIGNAVKFTERGEVILEVNANPDSMDPGNLLFTVRDSGIGVPPSLHGRIFETFSQADSSTTRKFGGTGLGLAICRHLVSLMGGHIGVESDGFSGSIFSFTANFEVCSRQLAKTKGAKTVAGKRVLVVEPHVFTRSLLHEYLEDFGAAVEVLGSLEGAAVCIRELAAQGRPVELVVTVLPNERAEVGGQSVASYLGALVDEGVRRSVLLCTLGCGVGAVPGGLYYTSLVKPIAPHSLAEALDEVLASKAEPEEPASHAMGDGRALRILLVDDSPNNRMVVELFLRRTPHELVMAENGQDGVDRFANEFFDVVLMDIEMPVMDGLTATSRIRELERQRGGGQVPVIALTAHALEEEKKRAFDAGCTGFLTKPVHKNVLLTELSQL, encoded by the coding sequence ATGGCCGAAGCTAAACGCAGTCCTTTTTTCGTACCTATCAAGAACTCGGTGGCAACCTTGCTGTTACGCAAGGTGTTTTTGCTGTACGTGCTGGTCACGTGCCTGCTTACGGCAGGGCAACTGATCAATGAATACATCTCCACCCATGACAAAGTGACCCGGTCGATTGCCTCTCTGGAAACTGTTGTTTCCGAGGGGTTGGCTGCGGCCATTTATAATGTGGATGACTTGCAGATCCGTACCATCGTGAACGGCATGCTTGAGACGCCGGAACTGGTGGGAGTGCGCGTTGAAACGGAGTTTCAGGGGGCATTTGAAGCCAATTCGCTTGAGAGGCCCCTGCCGTTTGCCGCTCCTGCATTCGGCGAGAATGGCATGTTGCTTAATGTCGAAGGAACAGGAGAACGGGACAGCCTTTTCTGGAACACCTTCCCGATCATGTACATGGAATCGGGCGGGCAGCCCTATGTAATTGGGGCGTTAACGCTGTTTTCCAGTGAGAATATTGTTCTCAGCGAAGTGTGGGAAGATCTCATCATCATTCTCGTCAATGCCCTTATCAAGGCTGTTGCCTTGTGGGTTATCTTCCTCTGGTTTGCCCGCAAGATACTTTCCCGTCCGCTCGAAAAATTGACCAGCGCCACAGCCATGGTCAGCATGGATAATCTTGAGAGTATTCAGGTTGCCATGGAGTCGGATAGCCGCAACGAACTGACGGTTCTTGCGGAAGCCTTCAATGCGATGCTGGCCAATCTGCTCGTCATGCGTAAGGAGTCGGAGCGGCTTGCCGTAAGCTTGCAGGATGCCAGCCGCCAGATTGAGGAGTACAGCTGGTCGCTTGAAGACAAGGTTGAAGAACGGACCCGTCAATTGGATGAGAAGAATGCCGAGCTGCAGGTTGCCATCGACAAATTGCAGAAGGCCAAGGAGCAGGCGGAGTCCGCCACGCGTTCCAAAAGCCAGTTCCTCGCCACTATGAGCCACGAAATCCGCACCCCCATGAATGTCATTCTCGGAATGGCGGAGGTGTTGACCGAGGCAGAGCTTTCAAGAGAGCAACAGGAAAATGTGAAGGTGCTGCGCCAGGCTGGTGAGGGACTTATGGAACTCATCAACGACATTCTGGATCTCTCCAAGGTCGAGTCCGGCCAGTTCATGCTGGAGCATATTGAATTCGATCTGCAGAAGGTGGTGGACAAGACGCTCAGATCTCTGGCTGTGCGGGCGCATGAGAAAGGACTGGAAATTGGATGGCGTCTGGCTCCACACGTGCCGCATCGGTTGAAGGGAGATCCCACGAGGCTGCGTCAGGTTCTGATCAATCTGATCGGCAACGCGGTCAAATTCACAGAGCGGGGCGAGGTCATTCTTGAGGTGAATGCCAATCCGGACAGTATGGATCCGGGCAACCTTCTTTTCACGGTCCGGGACTCGGGGATTGGTGTGCCTCCTTCCCTGCATGGCAGAATATTCGAGACCTTTTCGCAGGCTGATTCCTCGACGACGCGAAAGTTCGGTGGAACCGGACTTGGTCTGGCTATCTGCCGCCATCTTGTCAGTCTTATGGGCGGGCATATCGGGGTGGAAAGCGATGGGTTTTCCGGCTCCATTTTTTCTTTCACGGCCAACTTTGAAGTCTGCAGCAGGCAGCTTGCAAAGACCAAAGGGGCGAAGACCGTGGCCGGCAAACGTGTGCTTGTGGTAGAGCCCCACGTCTTTACCCGCAGCTTGCTGCATGAATATCTGGAAGATTTTGGTGCAGCCGTGGAAGTGCTGGGCAGTCTGGAGGGGGCGGCCGTATGCATTCGGGAACTTGCGGCACAAGGGCGCCCCGTCGAACTGGTTGTGACGGTTCTGCCAAATGAACGGGCAGAGGTGGGAGGGCAGAGCGTCGCTTCGTATCTGGGAGCACTGGTGGATGAAGGCGTACGGCGATCCGTGTTGCTTTGTACGCTTGGATGCGGGGTCGGAGCAGTTCCTGGCGGGCTTTACTATACTTCTTTGGTAAAGCCGATTGCTCCGCATTCGCTTGCCGAGGCGCTGGATGAGGTGCTGGCTTCAAAAGCGGAACCGGAAGAGCCTGCTTCGCATGCAATGGGGGATGGCCGCGCTCTGCGCATTCTGCTCGTGGACGATTCTCCCAATAACCGCATGGTGGTGGAACTGTTCCTGCGCCGAACTCCTCACGAGCTTGTCATGGCGGAGAATGGTCAGGATGGGGTGGACCGCTTTGCGAATGAATTCTTTGACGTGGTGCTCATGGATATTGAAATGCCGGTCATGGATGGTCTGACAGCAACATCACGTATCCGTGAATTGGAGCGGCAACGGGGAGGGGGGCAGGTGCCCGTCATCGCGCTTACTGCCCATGCCCTTGAGGAAGAGAAGAAAAGGGCTTTTGATGCCGGCTGTACCGGATTCTTGACCAAGCCAGTGCATAAGAATGTTTTGCTTACAGAATTGTCGCAGCTGTAA
- the groES gene encoding co-chaperone GroES encodes MNLKPLSDRVLVKRLEAEEKTAGGLYIPDTAKEKPSRGEVVAVGPGKVENGNTIAMTVAVGNVVLFNKYAGTEIKIDGNDFLVMREDDILAIIA; translated from the coding sequence ATGAATCTGAAGCCTTTGAGCGATCGCGTTCTGGTTAAGCGTCTTGAAGCCGAAGAAAAGACCGCCGGTGGTCTTTACATTCCTGATACCGCCAAGGAAAAGCCCTCTCGTGGCGAAGTCGTTGCGGTAGGCCCCGGTAAGGTTGAAAACGGCAACACCATTGCCATGACCGTTGCTGTCGGCAATGTTGTTCTCTTCAACAAGTACGCTGGTACCGAGATCAAGATCGACGGTAACGACTTCCTCGTAATGCGCGAAGACGACATTCTCGCCATCATCGCCTAA